One part of the Candidatus Zymogenaceae bacterium genome encodes these proteins:
- a CDS encoding serine/threonine protein kinase — translation MMSIMILVFFLLLIILLGAAIVFVLVTQRRSGDGSPSPSGERPVFRAELSEASHTAVSLKPKSGGTSRDETVASGSIGNYELISELGEGGMGIVYKARQATLDRIVALKVLLPNLSRKDRFVQRFMREAKNAATLDHPNIVTIYEVGEDNGSYYFSMKYVEGEDLDQLVERGPLSVDDASAIVLQIAGGLAHAHERGVIHRDIKPANIILDTTGRAVITDFGIARAVWEERMTSTGMSMGTVEYMSPEQFKGGDVDEKSDIYALAATFYTLITGSSPFPGATTQEVMYKKFKEVPIPPTEINRSLPPWVDLVIARAMAEDPAGRYPTASDLARDIRAGLEGTLGAASVEPEGEREKKGREAGAAPTQEEPEAPLEATVPDEAGVPSGADGKEAFTPAEEGDIAPDAALSGHVPFPVEQTDQRRKILFIFVGVLAAVFVFLLGSIGFWVMKHTIIPKVTGGGAPGGGSPMSGGRLFGSGCDDYLDESIIRSVFASTANEEGASYDLMNVYYFEGSFTAPNRREAIVSFEDYNQSNVSEVSEVWLITCDGGWHKELLVIEGDYCEINTVDVNNDGVDELEAYVSNYSSGFGGVAYYLFALKGGYVNTVYTVFGEDQLGAPSDWAYNADHYIYFEDRDGNGILELIDELTYTYYSYDYHYNEWEYQSDEYYIYVYTFGLDGSGDLYLGSYE, via the coding sequence ATGATGTCGATAATGATTCTTGTTTTTTTTCTACTATTGATCATCCTTCTGGGCGCCGCCATCGTGTTTGTTCTCGTCACACAAAGACGGTCCGGGGATGGTTCCCCGTCTCCCTCGGGAGAGCGACCGGTTTTCAGAGCGGAATTGTCGGAAGCCTCACACACGGCCGTCAGCCTGAAGCCCAAAAGCGGCGGCACATCCCGGGATGAAACGGTTGCATCCGGATCCATCGGTAATTATGAGTTGATCAGCGAGCTGGGCGAGGGGGGCATGGGGATCGTCTACAAGGCCAGGCAGGCCACCCTGGATCGGATTGTGGCGCTGAAGGTGTTGCTCCCCAACCTTTCCCGGAAGGATCGATTCGTTCAGCGCTTCATGCGGGAGGCGAAGAACGCCGCCACCCTGGATCACCCAAACATCGTTACCATTTACGAGGTGGGTGAGGATAACGGCTCCTACTATTTTTCCATGAAATATGTGGAGGGCGAGGACCTGGACCAGCTCGTGGAGCGGGGGCCGCTCTCCGTTGATGACGCTTCGGCCATCGTCCTCCAGATCGCCGGGGGGCTTGCCCATGCCCATGAGCGGGGCGTGATTCATCGGGATATCAAGCCCGCGAACATTATTCTGGATACCACCGGCAGGGCGGTCATTACGGACTTTGGCATCGCTCGGGCGGTATGGGAGGAGCGAATGACCTCCACCGGTATGTCGATGGGGACCGTGGAGTACATGAGCCCGGAGCAGTTCAAGGGGGGCGATGTGGACGAAAAAAGCGATATCTACGCCCTGGCCGCCACGTTTTATACCCTCATCACGGGCAGCTCCCCGTTTCCCGGCGCTACCACCCAGGAGGTGATGTACAAGAAGTTCAAGGAGGTGCCCATCCCGCCCACGGAGATCAATCGATCCCTCCCGCCCTGGGTGGACCTCGTCATCGCCCGGGCAATGGCCGAGGATCCGGCCGGGCGCTACCCGACGGCGAGCGATCTCGCCCGGGATATCCGGGCGGGGCTGGAGGGAACGCTGGGGGCGGCTTCCGTGGAACCGGAGGGTGAGAGGGAGAAAAAAGGGAGAGAGGCCGGGGCGGCGCCCACACAAGAGGAACCGGAGGCTCCTCTGGAGGCAACCGTTCCCGATGAGGCCGGCGTCCCGTCTGGGGCGGACGGGAAGGAGGCCTTTACCCCCGCCGAAGAAGGGGATATCGCACCGGATGCGGCGCTTTCAGGTCATGTGCCCTTCCCCGTCGAACAAACGGATCAAAGAAGAAAAATACTCTTCATTTTCGTGGGCGTGCTTGCGGCTGTGTTTGTGTTTCTCCTCGGTTCCATCGGTTTCTGGGTGATGAAGCATACAATCATCCCGAAGGTCACCGGCGGCGGTGCTCCCGGGGGAGGTTCCCCGATGTCCGGCGGAAGATTGTTCGGCTCCGGCTGTGATGATTATCTCGACGAATCGATCATCAGATCGGTGTTCGCCTCCACAGCGAATGAAGAGGGGGCGAGTTACGACCTGATGAATGTCTATTACTTTGAGGGCTCGTTCACCGCCCCGAACAGGCGAGAGGCGATCGTGTCCTTTGAGGATTACAACCAATCCAACGTCAGTGAGGTCTCCGAGGTGTGGCTCATCACCTGTGACGGTGGATGGCACAAAGAACTCCTTGTCATTGAAGGCGACTACTGCGAGATAAATACAGTCGACGTCAACAATGATGGAGTGGATGAGCTGGAGGCATATGTCAGCAATTACTCCTCGGGCTTCGGCGGTGTTGCCTACTACCTGTTCGCCCTGAAAGGGGGGTATGTCAATACCGTGTATACCGTCTTTGGGGAGGACCAACTGGGCGCCCCCAGCGACTGGGCGTATAATGCGGATCACTATATATATTTCGAAGATCGAGACGGAAACGGAATTCTGGAACTGATCGATGAGCTGACCTACACTTATTATTCCTATGATTACCACTACAACGAGTGGGAATATCAGAGCGACGAGTATTATATCTATGTCTACACGTTTGGACTGGATGGATCCGGGGATCTATATTTGGGCTCCTATGAATAG